One Acidobacteriota bacterium DNA window includes the following coding sequences:
- a CDS encoding ABC transporter permease: MNWLAQLLAVVALNVRTIRQRLGSSLVAIVGIAGVVVVFVAVLSIGEGFTAALRDAAAPDRVIVMRSGSDTEMTSGLGAASATIVSEAAGVRRAADGPLASPELFVIVDVPKRATGTDANVPLRGVTPRAFDVKDEVRIVDGRRFAAGTSEIIVGRAAHGQFAGLEVGSQVKWGQNRWTVVGIFEANGTVAESEIWCDARVLQPAYRRGNSFQSVYVRLESPAAFDRFKDALTTDPRLNVTVKRETEYYAEQSRVLRRLITQLGYMIAALMGIGAVFGAINTMYSAVAARTREIATLRALGFGRFAVLSSVMTESLLLSLMGGVAGGLLAWIVFDGYQTSTMNWQSFSQVAFAFAVTPALLVQGVAYAVMMGLIGGVFPALRAARLPIVTALREL, encoded by the coding sequence GTGAACTGGCTCGCACAGCTCCTCGCGGTCGTGGCCCTCAACGTTCGCACGATCCGGCAGCGGCTGGGTTCCTCCCTCGTGGCGATTGTCGGCATCGCCGGCGTCGTCGTCGTGTTCGTGGCGGTGCTGTCCATCGGAGAAGGGTTCACCGCGGCCTTGCGTGACGCCGCCGCGCCGGACCGCGTCATCGTCATGCGCTCGGGGAGCGACACCGAGATGACGAGCGGCCTGGGCGCGGCGAGCGCCACCATCGTCTCGGAGGCGGCCGGCGTGCGCCGCGCTGCGGATGGGCCGCTGGCCTCGCCCGAGCTGTTTGTCATCGTGGACGTGCCGAAGCGCGCGACGGGCACGGATGCGAACGTGCCCCTTCGAGGGGTGACGCCGCGCGCGTTCGACGTCAAGGACGAAGTACGAATCGTGGACGGGCGGAGATTCGCGGCGGGAACGAGCGAGATCATCGTGGGCCGCGCCGCCCACGGGCAATTCGCGGGACTCGAGGTCGGCAGCCAGGTGAAATGGGGGCAGAATCGCTGGACGGTCGTCGGGATCTTCGAGGCAAACGGAACGGTCGCCGAAAGCGAAATCTGGTGCGACGCCCGCGTGCTGCAGCCCGCCTATCGCCGGGGCAACAGCTTTCAGTCCGTGTACGTCAGGCTCGAATCCCCCGCGGCGTTCGACCGCTTCAAGGACGCGCTGACGACCGACCCGCGGCTGAACGTGACGGTCAAACGCGAGACCGAGTACTACGCCGAGCAGTCCCGCGTGCTTCGGAGGCTCATCACCCAGCTCGGGTACATGATTGCGGCGCTCATGGGGATCGGCGCCGTGTTTGGCGCCATCAACACGATGTACAGCGCCGTCGCCGCGCGTACGCGCGAGATCGCGACGCTGCGCGCGCTCGGGTTCGGTCGTTTCGCCGTTCTTTCGTCGGTGATGACCGAGTCGCTGCTCCTCAGCCTGATGGGCGGCGTGGCGGGCGGGCTGCTCGCCTGGATCGTCTTCGACGGCTACCAGACGTCAACAATGAACTGGCAGTCGTTCAGCCAGGTGGCGTTCGCCTTTGCCGTGACGCCGGCCCTGCTCGTCCAGGGCGTGGCGTATGCCGTTATGATGGGCCTCATCGGGGGGGTCTTCCCGGCGCTCAGGGCCGCACGGCTGCCTATCGTCACCGCGCTCCGCGAGCTCTAG